A DNA window from Minwuia thermotolerans contains the following coding sequences:
- the pgsA gene encoding CDP-diacylglycerol--glycerol-3-phosphate 3-phosphatidyltransferase, whose product MRRHVPNLLTATRIAVIPPLVAAFYLPDPWRAWLPLALFVFASVTDWFDGLLARRWQAGSKLGQFMDPIADKLLVVAVILMLAADGRLEGVHVIPAIAILCREMFVSGLREFLAFRGAEMPVSNLAKWKTATQMAALTILLLPAPEAGAPGLVLFWISAALAVQTGWAYVGAARPHFREEEDTP is encoded by the coding sequence TTGCGCCGCCACGTTCCCAACCTGCTGACGGCGACGCGGATCGCGGTGATCCCGCCGCTGGTCGCCGCCTTCTACCTGCCGGACCCCTGGCGGGCATGGCTGCCGCTCGCGCTGTTCGTCTTCGCCTCGGTCACCGACTGGTTCGACGGCCTGCTGGCGCGCCGCTGGCAGGCCGGCTCCAAGCTGGGGCAGTTCATGGACCCGATCGCCGACAAGCTGCTGGTCGTCGCCGTGATCCTGATGCTCGCCGCGGACGGCCGGCTGGAAGGCGTCCACGTCATCCCGGCCATCGCCATATTGTGCCGCGAGATGTTCGTCTCCGGTCTCCGCGAGTTCCTTGCCTTCCGCGGCGCGGAGATGCCCGTCTCCAACCTGGCCAAGTGGAAGACCGCGACGCAGATGGCCGCGCTCACCATCCTGCTGCTGCCGGCGCCCGAGGCCGGTGCGCCGGGCCTGGTGCTGTTCTGGATTTCCGCCGCGCTGGCGGTGCAGACCGGCTGGGCCTATGTGGGCGCGGCGCGGCCGCACTTCCGGGAGGAGGAAGACACGCCATGA
- the mobB gene encoding molybdopterin-guanine dinucleotide biosynthesis protein B, with protein MKVLGLAGWSGSGKTTLMVALIPLLRRRGLTVSTIKHAHHRFDVDTPGKDSWRHRDAGASEVMVASSQRFALMHELRGASEPTLDELLARMAPVDLVLVEGFKREGHSKIEVHRAATGKPPLYPDDPAIVAIASDMPIEAGELPLLDLNDAEGIAEFAARFARRPGRAA; from the coding sequence ATGAAGGTGCTGGGACTGGCGGGTTGGAGCGGTTCGGGCAAGACCACGCTGATGGTGGCCCTGATCCCGCTGCTGCGGCGGCGCGGCCTGACCGTCTCCACCATCAAGCATGCCCATCACCGCTTCGACGTCGACACGCCGGGCAAGGATTCCTGGCGCCACAGGGATGCGGGCGCCAGCGAGGTCATGGTGGCCTCGTCCCAGCGCTTCGCCCTGATGCACGAACTGCGCGGCGCGTCGGAGCCGACGCTGGACGAACTCCTGGCGCGGATGGCCCCGGTTGATCTGGTTCTGGTCGAAGGCTTCAAACGCGAGGGGCACAGCAAGATCGAGGTCCATCGCGCCGCCACCGGCAAGCCGCCGCTCTATCCCGACGACCCTGCCATCGTCGCCATCGCTTCGGACATGCCGATCGAAGCGGGCGAACTGCCCCTTCTGGACCTCAACGACGCCGAGGGCATCGCCGAGTTCGCCGCGCGCTTCGCACGCCGGCCGGGACGGGCCGCATGA
- the glp gene encoding gephyrin-like molybdotransferase Glp, protein MSQITDDCFAFGGPLMRAAEALELIRTRTPAVTGPDTRPLADAAGHVLAEDITALSASPPQDNAAVDGYAFRGADLDPDGETALTLRGRAAAGHPEARPLEPGEAARIFTGAAMPRGADTVVMQEDVTLAEGRVVVPAGLKSGANRRRAGEDVAAGQTLLKAGIRLGPAELALAAAGGIAHLPVRARPHVALLSTGDEIRPAGSPLDHGDVHDANAPMLMALLRRIGIEAHHHGIVADSPAAVREALERAAEGADLVITSGGASTGDEDHVRDAVGALGAVHLWRLAIKPGRPLAFGHVRGTAFVGLPGNPVAVMVCFLMFVRPLLDRLEGAEAAPLRRWPVTAGFEMRSKADRLEWLRGTLRQGENNEMIADRHPRQGSGIIHSLTDSDGLIEIPEATTAVRPGDRLGFISFREALS, encoded by the coding sequence ATGAGCCAGATCACCGACGACTGCTTCGCCTTCGGCGGGCCGCTGATGCGGGCGGCGGAAGCCTTGGAACTGATCCGGACCCGCACACCGGCGGTGACCGGACCGGACACGCGCCCGCTGGCCGACGCCGCCGGCCATGTCCTGGCGGAGGACATCACCGCCCTCTCCGCCTCGCCGCCGCAGGACAATGCCGCCGTGGACGGCTACGCCTTTCGCGGTGCGGATCTCGACCCGGACGGCGAGACCGCACTGACGCTCAGAGGCCGGGCGGCCGCCGGCCATCCCGAGGCCCGGCCGCTGGAACCGGGCGAGGCGGCGCGCATCTTCACGGGCGCGGCGATGCCGCGCGGCGCGGATACCGTCGTCATGCAGGAAGACGTGACGCTCGCCGAGGGCCGCGTCGTGGTGCCCGCCGGCCTGAAATCCGGCGCCAACCGCCGCCGGGCCGGCGAGGACGTCGCAGCTGGCCAGACGCTGCTGAAGGCTGGCATCCGCCTGGGACCGGCCGAGCTGGCCCTGGCCGCCGCCGGCGGGATCGCGCATCTGCCGGTGCGGGCGCGGCCACACGTGGCCCTGCTCTCGACCGGCGACGAGATCCGGCCCGCCGGCTCGCCGCTCGACCACGGCGACGTTCACGACGCCAACGCGCCGATGCTGATGGCGCTGTTGAGGCGCATCGGCATCGAAGCGCATCATCACGGCATCGTCGCCGACAGTCCCGCAGCCGTGCGCGAGGCGCTGGAACGGGCGGCCGAGGGCGCCGATCTGGTGATCACCTCTGGGGGGGCGTCCACGGGCGACGAGGATCATGTGCGCGACGCCGTCGGCGCGCTGGGCGCCGTGCATCTCTGGCGGCTGGCGATCAAGCCCGGCCGGCCGCTGGCCTTCGGCCATGTTCGCGGCACGGCTTTCGTCGGGCTGCCGGGCAACCCGGTCGCGGTGATGGTCTGCTTCCTGATGTTCGTGCGGCCCCTGCTCGATCGTCTGGAAGGCGCCGAAGCGGCGCCGCTGCGGCGCTGGCCGGTGACGGCGGGATTCGAAATGCGCTCCAAGGCCGACCGCCTGGAATGGCTGCGCGGCACGCTCCGCCAGGGGGAGAACAACGAAATGATCGCCGACCGCCATCCGCGCCAGGGATCGGGCATCATCCATTCCCTGACCGACAGCGACGGCCTGATCGAAATACCCGAGGCGACGACGGCGGTCCGGCCCGGCGACAGACTGGGATTCATTTCCTTCAGGGAGGCGCTGTCTTGA